A single genomic interval of Aureliella helgolandensis harbors:
- a CDS encoding SRPBCC family protein produces the protein MPKFSVERSIEISKTPEEVYESVVDFGTWTKWSPWLCMEPDATVTVTPDRSSVGSVYAWDGDVVGAGEIEHQTLDPNRHIEEEIRFSKPFASKSKVEFEFVAVPNGTRLTWRMSGSLPWFLFWMTSQMESFIGMDYERGLKMFKEWIETGDVLSTTTVHGIASVGPLQVAGVRKQCHRDEIGSAMTGAFEEATRLLAQHVSSPCGEMVSVYHCFDIKKQTFDFTSGVVLPEMLDTLPPSLSRWSLPACDALHVTHIGSYEHLGNAWSAVHAHARAKKRKPSKLGSYEVYKNNPQDTDPSELRTEIYLPLR, from the coding sequence ATGCCAAAGTTTAGTGTCGAACGCTCGATCGAAATTTCTAAGACACCAGAAGAGGTCTACGAAAGTGTCGTGGACTTCGGTACCTGGACAAAGTGGTCGCCTTGGCTGTGTATGGAACCCGATGCCACAGTTACCGTGACGCCTGACCGTTCCTCGGTAGGTTCGGTTTATGCTTGGGATGGCGACGTGGTTGGGGCTGGAGAGATCGAGCACCAAACGCTTGATCCCAACCGACACATTGAAGAGGAAATTCGTTTCTCTAAGCCATTTGCATCCAAATCGAAAGTGGAATTTGAGTTTGTTGCCGTACCCAACGGCACGCGGTTGACATGGCGCATGTCAGGTTCGTTGCCTTGGTTCCTATTCTGGATGACGTCTCAGATGGAGTCCTTCATTGGAATGGATTACGAGCGGGGCTTGAAGATGTTCAAGGAATGGATCGAGACGGGAGACGTTTTGTCCACGACAACGGTTCATGGAATTGCATCGGTGGGACCATTGCAGGTGGCCGGAGTGCGCAAACAGTGTCATCGTGACGAGATCGGTTCAGCCATGACGGGGGCTTTCGAGGAAGCAACTCGGTTGCTCGCACAGCACGTTTCGTCGCCCTGCGGTGAGATGGTTTCGGTCTACCATTGCTTCGACATCAAGAAGCAAACCTTTGATTTTACGAGTGGTGTTGTGCTACCTGAGATGCTCGATACGTTGCCTCCATCGCTTTCGCGTTGGTCACTCCCCGCGTGCGATGCACTGCATGTTACCCACATTGGAAGCTACGAGCACTTGGGGAACGCCTGGAGCGCCGTCCATGCGCATGCGCGTGCCAAGAAACGAAAGCCAAGCAAGCTTGGAAGCTACGAAGTCTACAAGAACAACCCGCAGGATACGGATCCAAGCGAGTTGCGAACCGAGATCTATTTGCCCCTGCGCTAA